From the Psychrobacillus sp. FSL K6-4046 genome, one window contains:
- the aroE gene encoding shikimate dehydrogenase, with translation MKKWFAVIGNPIAHSLSPYMHDAWLQEQNINASYIPIHVKEGKLKDAIEGLKLLGCSGWNVTVPYKEAIIPFLDRLDESAAKIGAVNTVVKTDEGEFVGYNTDGLGFIRSLGETDHSNNILMLGAGGAARGIIFAFKQLGYKNLSVANRTLENAKKLVDELQFGQAITYLEAEEQLQSFDVVVQTTPLGMKSNSKELPIQLKGIKEYTIVADIVYNPLVTPFLEEAEKYNVRTINGLGMLVHQGALAFSYWNGSYPNTDDMIQRLTEQLGG, from the coding sequence TTGAAAAAATGGTTTGCAGTCATAGGTAATCCAATTGCCCATTCTTTATCGCCTTATATGCATGATGCTTGGCTACAGGAGCAAAATATCAATGCAAGCTACATTCCTATTCATGTGAAGGAAGGGAAGCTCAAGGACGCTATCGAAGGTTTAAAGCTTCTGGGGTGTAGTGGATGGAATGTAACGGTCCCGTATAAAGAAGCCATCATTCCTTTTTTGGACCGTCTGGATGAATCAGCTGCCAAAATTGGGGCTGTAAATACAGTCGTCAAAACAGATGAAGGGGAATTCGTGGGCTATAATACGGATGGATTAGGGTTTATCCGTTCGCTTGGAGAAACTGACCATTCCAATAATATATTGATGCTCGGTGCAGGCGGGGCAGCTAGAGGAATTATATTTGCTTTTAAGCAGCTTGGATATAAAAATCTATCCGTTGCAAATCGTACATTAGAAAATGCAAAAAAACTTGTAGATGAGCTTCAATTTGGTCAAGCAATTACATACCTAGAGGCAGAGGAACAATTACAATCGTTTGATGTGGTTGTTCAAACAACTCCTCTTGGTATGAAAAGTAATAGTAAAGAGCTTCCTATTCAACTAAAAGGTATTAAAGAGTATACAATTGTTGCTGATATTGTATATAATCCTTTAGTTACCCCTTTTTTAGAGGAAGCAGAAAAGTACAATGTTCGAACAATTAACGGTTTAGGTATGCTTGTACATCAAGGTGCCTTAGCTTTTTCATATTGGAACGGAAGTTATCCGAATACAGATGATATGATTCAACGATTGACAGAGCAATTAGGAGGATAA
- the yhbY gene encoding ribosome assembly RNA-binding protein YhbY, producing MLTGKQKRFLRSQAHHLSPIFQVGKGGVNDAMTKQISEALEVRELIKISILQNCEDEKHEVAEALAKGTRAELVQLIGLTVVLYKQSKNNKRIELPKVNRA from the coding sequence ATGTTAACAGGTAAACAAAAAAGATTTTTACGTAGTCAAGCTCACCATTTGTCACCAATATTTCAAGTAGGTAAGGGTGGCGTTAACGATGCAATGACTAAGCAAATTAGCGAAGCGTTGGAAGTACGTGAATTGATCAAAATCAGTATTTTACAAAACTGTGAGGATGAAAAGCACGAGGTGGCAGAAGCACTTGCAAAAGGCACTAGAGCAGAGCTTGTCCAGTTAATCGGTTTAACGGTTGTTTTGTACAAGCAGTCTAAAAACAACAAACGAATTGAGCTTCCAAAAGTGAATCGTGCATGA
- a CDS encoding nicotinate-nucleotide adenylyltransferase — protein sequence MTKKVGILGGTFNPPHIGHLIIANEVFHALHLDEVRLMPNAIPPHKSKDTRVTSEQRLEMLKLAIEQVPYMAIETIELIRGGTSYTVDTMQILTEQEADTEFYFIIGGDQVEYLSNWHRIDDLLKLVRLVGVARPNTSIVSAYPIITLDIPQIDISSTVIRERLKNGETTRFLIPAQVREYIQKENLYEI from the coding sequence ATGACAAAAAAAGTAGGGATATTGGGGGGGACTTTTAACCCTCCACATATTGGCCACTTAATCATTGCAAATGAAGTGTTTCATGCACTTCATTTAGATGAAGTAAGACTGATGCCGAATGCTATTCCTCCACATAAATCAAAGGATACAAGAGTGACTTCCGAACAGCGATTAGAAATGCTAAAGCTTGCTATTGAACAGGTGCCATATATGGCTATTGAAACGATTGAGCTTATTCGAGGGGGAACCTCATATACTGTTGATACGATGCAAATATTAACAGAACAAGAAGCAGACACCGAATTTTATTTCATTATTGGCGGAGACCAGGTAGAGTATTTATCTAACTGGCACCGTATTGACGATCTTTTAAAATTAGTGCGTTTGGTTGGTGTTGCAAGACCAAATACCTCTATCGTGTCTGCATATCCTATTATTACCTTAGATATTCCCCAAATCGATATTTCTTCTACTGTCATACGGGAACGACTGAAGAATGGAGAAACAACAAGATTTCTAATTCCTGCTCAGGTTAGAGAATACATTCAAAAGGAGAATCTGTATGAAATTTGA
- the yqeK gene encoding bis(5'-nucleosyl)-tetraphosphatase (symmetrical) YqeK gives MKFESMLLQMKDRMPERRFIHTRGVAETATQLAAKYGEDIEKAEIAGILHDSVKYAEKSWLKEIIISEQMDPMLLNFHHELWHAPVGSYVARQEFNIEDADILNAIQYHTTGRAGMSNLEKIVYIADMIEPSRSFPGVEVLREIANQDLEEGMLSCVQHSMTFLIKKRQPVFPDSFHCYNDLIQKRGKVKE, from the coding sequence ATGAAATTTGAATCTATGCTTCTTCAAATGAAAGACAGAATGCCGGAGCGCCGTTTTATCCATACGAGAGGTGTAGCCGAGACAGCTACACAGCTTGCAGCTAAATACGGTGAGGATATAGAAAAAGCTGAAATTGCTGGCATATTACATGACAGTGTAAAATATGCAGAAAAGTCCTGGCTGAAAGAAATAATTATCTCAGAGCAAATGGACCCGATGCTTTTAAATTTTCATCATGAATTATGGCATGCTCCTGTGGGAAGCTATGTAGCAAGGCAGGAGTTTAATATTGAAGACGCGGATATTCTTAATGCTATTCAGTATCATACGACGGGCCGGGCAGGGATGTCTAACTTAGAAAAAATCGTCTATATTGCAGATATGATTGAACCTAGTAGAAGTTTCCCTGGAGTAGAAGTATTAAGGGAAATTGCAAATCAAGATTTAGAAGAAGGGATGCTTAGTTGCGTCCAGCACAGCATGACATTTTTGATCAAAAAAAGACAGCCGGTTTTTCCGGATTCATTTCATTGTTATAATGACTTGATACAAAAGAGAGGAAAAGTGAAAGAATGA
- the rsfS gene encoding ribosome silencing factor produces MTSNKSLVEIAYKAADDKRAEDIVILNMQGVSLLADYFLICHANSDRQVQAIAKELFEQADKAGFNVKRMEGFDEARWILVDMGDVVAHVFHKDERSYYNLERLWGDAPMIEVGHDA; encoded by the coding sequence ATGACTTCAAACAAATCATTAGTAGAAATAGCTTATAAAGCGGCAGACGACAAAAGAGCGGAGGATATTGTAATTTTAAATATGCAAGGCGTATCTTTACTTGCGGATTACTTTCTAATTTGTCACGCTAACTCAGATCGTCAAGTTCAAGCGATTGCAAAGGAACTGTTTGAACAAGCAGATAAAGCTGGATTCAATGTAAAACGTATGGAAGGCTTCGATGAGGCTCGTTGGATATTAGTTGATATGGGAGATGTGGTAGCACATGTATTCCATAAAGATGAGCGCTCTTATTATAACCTAGAACGTCTATGGGGCGATGCTCCAATGATTGAAGTAGGACATGACGCATAA
- a CDS encoding class I SAM-dependent methyltransferase: protein MSTYDQFAFIYDSLMSDIPYDKYAEWVLAKAPILKNKRLMDIGCGTGVLSVSFAKAGYEVIGIDLSESMLTVAQNRSTEQNTDITFVCQSMTDIDGVSDVDVAVIAIDSLNYLETLEEVEQTFLQVYSTLNEEGQLFFDIHSEYKMNHIFPDGPFTYEDEQVAYIWNTEQGEEEHSIYHDITFFVRDAASGYYERFEESHYQRSFPLEVYIKLLERVGFSQVYTETNIFDEQPTDEIERYFIRAVK, encoded by the coding sequence ATGTCTACTTACGACCAGTTCGCCTTCATCTACGATTCGTTGATGTCAGATATACCATATGATAAATATGCAGAATGGGTGCTGGCTAAAGCACCTATTTTGAAAAATAAACGTTTAATGGACATAGGCTGTGGCACAGGTGTACTAAGTGTCAGCTTTGCAAAAGCTGGGTATGAAGTGATCGGCATTGATTTATCTGAGTCAATGCTGACAGTTGCCCAAAATAGAAGCACCGAGCAGAATACAGATATAACGTTTGTGTGCCAGTCTATGACCGATATAGATGGTGTTTCCGATGTAGACGTTGCAGTGATAGCGATAGATTCATTAAACTATCTGGAAACTTTAGAAGAGGTAGAACAAACCTTTCTACAGGTCTATTCTACATTGAATGAAGAAGGTCAGTTATTCTTTGACATTCATTCGGAATATAAAATGAATCATATATTTCCTGATGGACCATTTACATATGAAGATGAGCAGGTAGCTTATATATGGAACACGGAGCAAGGAGAAGAAGAACATTCTATTTACCACGATATTACTTTCTTCGTCCGTGATGCTGCATCAGGCTATTACGAAAGATTTGAGGAATCCCATTATCAAAGAAGTTTTCCTCTTGAAGTTTATATAAAACTTTTAGAGCGTGTAGGATTTTCGCAAGTTTATACGGAAACAAATATTTTTGACGAACAGCCCACCGATGAAATTGAAAGATATTTTATACGTGCAGTGAAATAA
- a CDS encoding helix-hairpin-helix domain-containing protein, whose translation MIPKIKSSKLKKLILPIGVLTLLVFLFLQKQFFSAVPSAEPIQPSLLDDTNLQETVEIINIEEDNSIFIEVKGAVQNPGVYELENGDRVLTAIELAGGYLPEGDSKTINHAQKVEDEMIIYVPLVGEEVVTPANSATSSSKDQLININKADIQGLTSLPGIGPAKAEAIISYREENGGFKSVQDLMEVTGIGQKTFEKLETYITVK comes from the coding sequence ATGATCCCCAAGATTAAATCTAGTAAGCTTAAAAAGCTGATACTCCCTATTGGAGTATTAACTCTCCTAGTGTTTCTATTTCTTCAAAAGCAATTTTTTTCAGCTGTCCCCTCGGCTGAACCAATACAACCCTCCCTTTTAGACGATACAAACTTACAAGAAACTGTAGAAATAATAAACATTGAAGAAGATAACTCCATATTTATAGAAGTTAAAGGAGCTGTCCAAAATCCAGGAGTCTATGAACTCGAAAATGGTGATCGGGTGTTAACTGCTATAGAACTAGCGGGTGGGTATTTGCCTGAAGGTGATAGTAAAACAATTAATCATGCTCAAAAAGTAGAAGATGAGATGATAATTTATGTCCCTTTAGTTGGTGAAGAGGTTGTAACCCCTGCTAATTCCGCTACCAGTTCATCAAAAGATCAGCTGATCAACATTAATAAAGCAGATATACAAGGCTTGACCTCTTTACCAGGAATAGGTCCGGCAAAAGCTGAAGCCATTATTTCTTATAGAGAGGAAAATGGTGGTTTTAAATCTGTTCAGGATTTAATGGAGGTTACTGGAATCGGTCAAAAGACTTTTGAAAAGCTTGAAACTTATATCACTGTTAAATAA
- a CDS encoding ComE operon protein 2, translating into MERITWDQFFMAQSHLLALRSTCTRLAVGATIVRDRRIMAGGYNGSISGGEHCIDDGCYVVDNHCVRTVHAEMNALLQCAKYGITVGGADLYVTHFPCLPCTKSIIQAGIARLYYAQDYKNNSYAIELLNKAGVETIHVPFDERKIDFLSDEKVTLYMELITKLRDKGASEEELLPYERKVAELFGLEESKVM; encoded by the coding sequence ATGGAGAGAATTACATGGGATCAATTTTTCATGGCACAAAGCCACTTATTAGCACTAAGAAGCACATGTACGCGTTTAGCAGTTGGAGCTACCATTGTAAGAGATAGAAGAATCATGGCTGGAGGATATAATGGGTCCATATCGGGTGGGGAGCATTGTATCGATGATGGATGTTATGTAGTTGATAACCATTGTGTTAGAACGGTGCACGCTGAGATGAATGCACTTTTACAATGTGCAAAATATGGTATTACAGTCGGTGGAGCAGACTTATATGTGACCCATTTCCCATGCTTACCTTGTACGAAATCAATCATTCAAGCTGGTATTGCAAGATTGTACTATGCGCAAGACTATAAAAATAATTCCTATGCAATAGAATTACTGAACAAAGCAGGCGTAGAGACCATTCACGTGCCCTTTGACGAGCGTAAGATTGATTTCCTTAGTGACGAGAAGGTAACCCTTTATATGGAGCTTATAACGAAGCTAAGGGACAAGGGAGCAAGTGAGGAGGAACTTCTGCCTTATGAGAGGAAGGTGGCAGAATTATTCGGTTTGGAGGAATCCAAGGTAATGTAA
- a CDS encoding DNA internalization-related competence protein ComEC/Rec2, whose product MLTITIISIGFFTFFYVDHINPEKVEHNDVKTITWTDNYRINGRFIRGFATSDTNQKWYVQLKILNEDDKDYFSNNSLTGMELQVKVEKAIERPTSHKYAFDIEKYIKSHGAIGQITVEEYKMLTLKTGFSTYMAKQRFILKQHIQLTFPASLQAEAEALLIGSRESLPLDLQDAYLTLGITHLFAISGLHVALVVMLLYEVMVRLGVRRETANWLLILALPLYGFIAGGAPSVWRAVSVTEILLISSLIKNKLIISDAFSLSFILFLFSSPWVVYQTGFQLSYLAAFSLIFSSSLLRLSNNPLAQSFLITAICQLMVYPLLIYQFYEISLSSFLANLLFVPLFSFVILPINIFMLPLTFLSPIISNIFFRIYEPLRIWLDDFIIFLGALPFQMWNPGQPELWLVVMAYISIFTFFILVENKCKVSLSLCILFVPIVILHLSPYFDTKTRITYLNVGQGDSILIEMPKREKVILIDAGGLLRFDQEEWMENKNVYEVGRQVVVPFLKGRGISKIDVMILSHADADHMEGAEEILQEIKVEEVHITPGSYEEDAMTDLREEINKQRISVFEKGAGEVIESSYYQLIYLYPKDVNYEGNDDSLVLSMENAYFRGLFIGDLESKGEQVLATEYSKQIEGQTILKLGHHGSKTSSTQLFLERANPKFAIVSAGLNNRYGHPHPEVVERLNKLDIPYFQTGKDGSIEVIITKKGEVTIFPH is encoded by the coding sequence ATGTTAACTATTACTATTATTTCTATAGGCTTCTTTACTTTTTTTTATGTAGATCATATTAATCCAGAAAAGGTCGAACATAACGACGTAAAAACGATTACTTGGACGGATAACTATCGTATTAATGGGAGATTTATAAGAGGCTTTGCTACTTCAGATACAAACCAAAAGTGGTATGTTCAGCTAAAAATATTAAACGAAGACGATAAAGACTACTTTTCTAATAACTCTTTAACTGGTATGGAGTTACAAGTTAAGGTAGAAAAGGCTATAGAAAGACCAACTTCTCATAAATATGCTTTTGACATAGAAAAGTATATAAAGAGTCATGGAGCTATTGGTCAAATAACCGTTGAAGAATATAAAATGTTAACTCTGAAGACTGGATTTAGTACTTATATGGCTAAACAACGCTTCATACTTAAGCAGCATATCCAACTTACTTTTCCAGCAAGCCTCCAAGCAGAAGCAGAGGCTTTACTAATAGGGAGCAGAGAAAGTTTGCCTCTAGATCTTCAGGATGCATATCTGACACTAGGTATCACTCACTTATTTGCAATCTCTGGTTTACATGTGGCATTAGTAGTTATGCTGCTCTATGAAGTAATGGTGCGTCTAGGTGTGAGAAGAGAAACCGCAAATTGGCTTCTAATTTTAGCATTACCCTTATACGGATTTATTGCAGGAGGAGCTCCCTCGGTGTGGAGAGCTGTATCTGTAACAGAAATTTTGTTGATCAGTAGTCTAATAAAAAATAAGTTAATCATATCAGATGCATTTTCTTTAAGTTTCATTTTATTTTTGTTTTCCTCTCCTTGGGTTGTTTATCAAACAGGCTTCCAATTATCCTACTTAGCTGCATTTTCACTTATATTTTCCTCAAGCTTGTTAAGATTAAGCAATAATCCTTTAGCTCAGTCCTTTCTTATTACAGCTATTTGTCAGCTGATGGTATACCCTCTCTTAATCTATCAATTTTATGAGATTTCTCTTTCTTCTTTTTTAGCCAACCTTTTGTTTGTTCCTCTATTTTCATTTGTTATACTACCAATTAATATTTTTATGCTCCCGTTGACTTTTCTTTCTCCCATAATCAGCAATATTTTCTTTCGAATCTATGAGCCACTACGAATTTGGCTAGATGATTTCATCATTTTTTTAGGTGCATTGCCATTTCAAATGTGGAATCCTGGACAGCCTGAGCTTTGGTTAGTCGTGATGGCTTATATAAGTATTTTTACTTTTTTCATTTTAGTAGAGAACAAATGTAAGGTTTCTCTATCACTCTGCATTCTTTTTGTACCAATCGTTATACTCCATTTATCTCCCTATTTTGATACTAAGACTAGAATAACTTATTTAAACGTAGGGCAAGGGGACTCTATTCTTATCGAAATGCCGAAAAGGGAGAAGGTTATTTTAATTGATGCTGGTGGTTTATTAAGATTTGATCAGGAAGAATGGATGGAAAACAAAAATGTGTATGAGGTTGGTAGACAAGTCGTCGTCCCTTTTTTAAAAGGGAGAGGTATCAGTAAAATTGACGTAATGATTTTATCTCACGCCGATGCAGACCATATGGAGGGAGCAGAGGAAATTCTTCAAGAGATAAAAGTTGAGGAAGTACATATTACTCCAGGTTCTTATGAAGAAGATGCTATGACAGATTTAAGAGAAGAAATTAATAAGCAAAGAATCTCAGTTTTTGAGAAAGGGGCGGGAGAAGTGATTGAGTCGTCCTATTATCAGCTTATTTATTTATATCCAAAGGATGTAAACTATGAAGGGAATGATGATTCTTTAGTGCTTTCTATGGAAAATGCATATTTTAGAGGGTTGTTTATAGGAGATTTAGAGAGCAAAGGAGAGCAAGTGTTAGCTACAGAGTATTCCAAGCAGATTGAGGGACAAACCATACTTAAGCTTGGCCACCATGGAAGTAAAACTTCTAGTACGCAGCTTTTTTTGGAGAGAGCTAATCCTAAATTTGCCATAGTTTCTGCCGGGTTGAATAACCGTTATGGACATCCGCACCCTGAAGTTGTAGAGCGTCTTAACAAATTGGACATACCCTATTTTCAAACAGGGAAGGATGGGTCTATTGAGGTTATAATAACGAAAAAAGGGGAAGTAACTATTTTTCCACATTAG
- a CDS encoding YqzM family protein produces the protein MNEFEQNVQSKRNDAIDSGVGFVVSFGFFTIMFVIAVVIEFLAR, from the coding sequence ATGAATGAATTTGAGCAAAATGTACAGTCGAAGCGTAATGACGCGATCGATTCTGGCGTAGGCTTTGTAGTCTCCTTTGGATTTTTTACAATTATGTTTGTAATTGCAGTAGTTATTGAGTTTCTTGCTCGATAA
- the holA gene encoding DNA polymerase III subunit delta codes for MISEKWMQISNGKISNVYLLYGTEAYFIEETIKKLKNKLEEDGEAEVIYFDLEEKNIEHVIYEADTLPFFSEKKLIIAKNAFFLKASEKGKEKIVHDTALLESWLKDPSSTAIVVFVAPYEKLDERKKITKAIKQTANVIEAAGLQIHDLKSWVLHEVSNEGKTITDEGVERLIESGGTNLVHLRTEIAKISTYIGEENEIDADTVKSLLVRTLEEDVFTLGNAYLSGRKSEAMAIYHDLLKRKEDPLKLNALIASQVRLMIQVSHLKKKGYHAQQIASQLKVHPYRVKLLFDNPLLHQEEKLLNTLNDLATVDLQLKSLNTNRDRILELFLLK; via the coding sequence ATGATTTCAGAAAAATGGATGCAAATCTCTAATGGTAAAATATCAAACGTCTATTTATTATATGGCACGGAAGCTTATTTTATCGAAGAAACAATAAAAAAATTAAAGAATAAACTCGAAGAAGATGGAGAGGCAGAAGTCATTTACTTCGATCTAGAAGAAAAAAATATTGAACATGTCATTTACGAGGCAGACACACTTCCTTTTTTCTCTGAGAAAAAGTTAATAATCGCAAAAAATGCATTTTTCTTAAAAGCCTCGGAAAAAGGCAAAGAAAAAATTGTTCACGATACAGCTCTACTAGAAAGTTGGCTTAAAGATCCTTCTTCTACTGCCATTGTTGTGTTTGTAGCACCTTATGAAAAGCTGGATGAGCGCAAAAAGATAACAAAGGCAATAAAGCAAACAGCAAATGTGATTGAAGCTGCGGGTCTACAAATTCATGACTTAAAAAGCTGGGTGTTACATGAAGTTTCAAATGAAGGAAAAACGATTACAGATGAAGGTGTTGAACGACTAATTGAAAGTGGAGGAACAAATTTAGTTCACCTAAGAACAGAAATTGCTAAAATTTCGACATATATTGGAGAAGAGAATGAGATTGATGCAGATACCGTCAAATCTTTACTTGTTAGAACGCTAGAGGAGGACGTTTTCACTTTAGGGAACGCGTATTTATCTGGACGAAAGAGTGAAGCAATGGCGATTTATCATGATTTACTTAAGCGTAAGGAAGATCCTTTGAAGCTAAATGCCTTGATCGCTTCTCAAGTGCGATTAATGATTCAGGTGAGTCATCTAAAGAAAAAAGGCTATCATGCGCAACAAATTGCGTCTCAATTAAAAGTGCACCCTTACAGAGTAAAATTACTATTCGACAATCCACTGTTACATCAAGAGGAAAAGCTCTTAAATACATTAAATGATTTGGCTACAGTAGATTTGCAGTTAAAGTCCTTGAATACAAATAGAGACCGTATTCTTGAATTATTTTTGTTAAAATAA
- the rpsT gene encoding 30S ribosomal protein S20 — MPNIKSAIKRVKKNETLNTQNAKAKSAMRTAVKKADTAALNNDENAKELIKTAIQQVEKAASKGLIHKNAASRKKAQLMKKA; from the coding sequence ATGCCAAACATTAAATCTGCAATCAAACGTGTTAAGAAAAATGAGACTTTAAACACTCAAAATGCAAAGGCAAAATCAGCTATGCGTACTGCTGTCAAAAAAGCTGACACTGCTGCACTTAATAACGATGAAAACGCAAAAGAACTTATTAAAACTGCGATTCAACAAGTTGAAAAAGCAGCTTCTAAAGGTTTAATTCATAAAAACGCAGCTTCTCGTAAGAAAGCTCAATTAATGAAAAAAGCGTAA
- the gpr gene encoding GPR endopeptidase, with amino-acid sequence MWGRTDLIDESDEMVKHRSENQKDTLAKSKGIKFEESRNGAVLVTSIEVDAEGEKQIGKKQGKYITLTDLTLSPDDEKSFENIARAFVDHLRNMHQEIKLTDQSKILIIGLGNATITPDAIGPKAIEYLQNSSLTNNERVKVVMYAPGVTGQTGFETSDFVSAISEAFQPDLIIVMDALAARNSERLCKTIQITNTGIHPGSGVGNQRKEISKEVYNVPVTAIGIPMVVDGPVLYADAVEQVIHHVAARVEEKGKPSSALAVTPMVSNKTNIDKKVLQPIFGEWVGWSTDEKRKLFEEVFVGKNPSLFVTPKETDLWVEQYAYMLSTGIETWLVSK; translated from the coding sequence ATGTGGGGAAGAACTGATTTAATCGATGAATCGGATGAAATGGTAAAGCACCGATCGGAAAATCAAAAAGATACATTGGCAAAATCAAAAGGTATAAAATTTGAGGAATCAAGGAATGGAGCCGTATTGGTTACATCGATCGAAGTGGATGCAGAAGGGGAGAAACAAATAGGTAAAAAACAAGGGAAATACATTACCTTGACCGATCTAACCTTAAGTCCAGATGATGAGAAGAGCTTTGAGAATATTGCCAGGGCCTTTGTCGACCATCTTCGGAATATGCATCAAGAAATTAAACTCACAGATCAATCTAAAATATTAATCATTGGACTTGGAAATGCAACTATTACTCCTGATGCAATTGGTCCCAAGGCAATCGAGTATCTTCAAAATTCATCCTTGACCAACAATGAACGAGTAAAGGTAGTTATGTATGCGCCGGGTGTTACTGGTCAGACTGGTTTCGAAACTAGCGATTTTGTTAGTGCGATTAGTGAAGCATTTCAACCTGATTTAATTATAGTGATGGATGCTCTTGCTGCAAGGAATAGCGAACGTTTATGTAAGACAATCCAAATAACTAATACAGGTATTCATCCAGGGTCAGGAGTAGGTAACCAGCGTAAGGAAATTTCTAAAGAGGTATATAATGTGCCGGTTACTGCAATTGGTATACCTATGGTGGTAGATGGACCTGTATTATATGCAGATGCGGTAGAGCAGGTTATTCATCATGTTGCAGCACGTGTAGAGGAAAAAGGGAAACCTTCCTCTGCCTTAGCAGTTACTCCTATGGTTTCTAATAAGACGAACATTGATAAAAAGGTCCTACAGCCTATCTTTGGTGAATGGGTTGGCTGGTCAACTGATGAAAAAAGAAAATTATTTGAGGAAGTATTTGTTGGAAAAAATCCATCCTTATTTGTTACGCCAAAGGAAACAGATTTATGGGTGGAACAGTATGCTTACATGCTTTCTACGGGTATTGAAACCTGGCTTGTAAGTAAATAA